From the genome of Alosa alosa isolate M-15738 ecotype Scorff River chromosome 18, AALO_Geno_1.1, whole genome shotgun sequence, one region includes:
- the LOC125311742 gene encoding otoraplin-like, producing MMSWFSPSTVEFYRNWPSIAVANLKMSSFESAVLLLLSVGYLCQSSRTPLEKLADNKLCADMECSYAISLAMALEDYVAPDCRFINLKRGQMIYVYSKLLPAEGGGIFWSGSVYSERYVDQMGIIGFFPVNYVNETYTFQRDTVKLPTTDTEFICI from the exons ATGATGTCATGGTTCAGCCCATCAACTGTGGAATTTTACAGGAATTGGCCATCCATAGCAGTGGCAAATCTCAAGATGTCCTCTTTTGAGAGTGCTGTCCTTTTACTTCTTTCTGTGGGATACTTATGTCAATCAAGCAGAACACCACTGGAGAAACTGGCAGACAACAAACTGTGTGCAGATATGGAGTGTTCAT atgCTATCTCGCTGGCAATGGCTTTGGAGGATTATGTTGCCCCTGATTGTAGGTTTATTAACTTGAAACGGGGTCAGATGATCTATGTGTACTCCAAATTACTGCCAGCAGAGGGTGGTGGAATATTCTGGTCGGGAAGT GTTTATAGTGAACGATATGTGGACCAAATGGGCATCATCGGATTCTTCCCTGTGAATTATGTCAATGAGACATACACCTTCCAGCGTGATACAGTCAAACTTCCAACAACT GACACAGAATTCATCTGTATTTAA